The following are encoded together in the Bacteroidales bacterium MB20-C3-3 genome:
- a CDS encoding IS1595-like element ISBbi1 family transposase: MNIFSFTAHFGSEEDCRLHFKEQRDKEGVVCKRCGGTSHYWLQGKWSYECKGCRFRTSLRSGTNMESSKLPFLVWYKTMFLMSCTKKGFSTNELQKQLGLKRYEPVWAMVHKLRRAMGNRDARYTLEGMIELDEGYFSVASKEIERGKGTRGRGAEGKQNVAVMAESTPLEDIETGKKEKHVRYFKARVLDSHQSEGINGVVRDCMEDDAIVFSDKSTSYVDISDLVELHVTEKSDAKTTKETLKWVHIAISNAKRTLLGNYHKIKRKYLQLYLNEFIYKLNRRYFGDKLFDRLVIANITGA; the protein is encoded by the coding sequence GATAAGGAAGGGGTTGTCTGCAAGCGATGCGGGGGCACTTCCCATTATTGGTTACAGGGTAAATGGAGTTATGAATGCAAAGGTTGCCGTTTCCGCACCTCGTTGCGCAGCGGTACGAACATGGAGAGCTCCAAGCTGCCGTTTCTGGTGTGGTACAAAACGATGTTCCTGATGAGTTGCACAAAAAAGGGATTCTCCACCAACGAACTCCAGAAGCAATTAGGATTGAAGCGTTACGAACCGGTATGGGCGATGGTACACAAACTCCGCAGGGCGATGGGCAACCGGGATGCAAGGTATACACTGGAAGGGATGATAGAACTGGATGAGGGTTACTTTTCGGTGGCCAGTAAGGAAATCGAGCGAGGCAAGGGTACACGTGGCCGGGGAGCCGAGGGAAAGCAGAACGTTGCGGTGATGGCCGAAAGCACCCCGTTGGAAGATATCGAAACGGGCAAAAAGGAGAAGCATGTGCGTTATTTCAAGGCCAGGGTACTGGATAGCCATCAAAGTGAAGGAATCAACGGCGTGGTCAGGGACTGCATGGAGGATGATGCCATCGTATTTTCGGACAAAAGCACTTCTTACGTTGACATCTCCGATCTGGTGGAATTGCACGTCACCGAGAAATCAGACGCCAAAACCACCAAGGAAACACTCAAATGGGTGCATATCGCAATCAGTAATGCAAAACGGACATTGCTGGGCAACTACCATAAAATCAAAAGGAAATACTTACAGTTGTATCTCAACGAGTTTATTTACAAATTAAACAGACGGTATTTTGGAGACAAACTCTTTGACAGACTAGTAATTGCGAATATAACAGGTGCATAA
- a CDS encoding BRCT domain-containing protein, whose product MLFADKLGMPKKIKDLAESLDLEVTNHHDPEFDAKLCALIFGELTDKYPSYQELIRKIDDQPKTNNNYFNQPSEDVLEENEEHLSNYQITQNELENIDLIGKGIVITGNFSIEREEIKTFLMKIGGQIKSGITGKVDFVFAGEDCGWSKIQKINDLNQSKKANIRILNEADLNYLIKKYGI is encoded by the coding sequence ATGTTATTTGCAGATAAACTTGGGATGCCTAAAAAAATAAAAGATTTAGCAGAGAGTTTGGACTTAGAAGTAACAAATCATCACGACCCAGAATTCGATGCAAAACTTTGTGCTTTAATATTTGGCGAATTGACTGACAAGTATCCAAGTTATCAAGAACTAATAAGAAAAATTGATGACCAGCCTAAAACAAATAATAATTATTTCAATCAACCAAGTGAAGATGTTTTAGAAGAAAATGAAGAGCATTTATCAAATTATCAAATAACTCAAAACGAACTTGAAAACATTGATTTAATAGGAAAAGGAATAGTTATTACGGGCAACTTTTCAATAGAAAGAGAAGAAATAAAAACTTTTCTAATGAAAATTGGTGGACAAATAAAATCAGGAATAACAGGTAAAGTAGATTTTGTTTTTGCAGGTGAAGATTGTGGTTGGTCAAAAATCCAAAAAATAAACGACTTAAACCAATCAAAAAAAGCAAACATTAGAATTTTAAACGAAGCTGACTTAAATTATCTTATCAAAAAATACGGCATATAA